GGACTAACACGTATTACAATAGAGGCCATTATGGTTTCCGTTCGGGCTGATTTGGATCATGATTTCAAGAGGTAATGCTTTTTGAGTTCCATTGCTTCAATTGAAGTGCTTCTAGAGGTCTTGCCACGCCAACACGAGGAAAGTTTTGGAATTCATAAGCACGGCCACGCTTCGCATAATGAGGGACTGACACTTTTTACAAATGTGGCCATTTTGGCTTCCGTTCGGGCACATTAGTATCACAatttcaaggggtgatgcttTCTGAGTTCCATAGCTCCAATCCAAGCACTTCTGGACTTCTTATGAACCCAAAAGGTTGAAATTTTTAGAATACATAAGAGCGGCTATGATAGGTACATGAAAATTTAATGTTTCAGAATCTAAAAATTCTTTGAAACATCCCTATTGAGCAAGTGCCATATTGATATTAAATCAATGAAACAATTCAAAATGAATATGTTAACTGATTGATACAACATATAACCTGTACAGATATGCAACATATGAAAAAAGCAGGTGCAACATTGATAAATAATTAATGAAACATCTCAGAATTAAAAAGGTGAACTCAATGTTATACTTTAAACTTTTGCAACATCTCAAAAAAGCAGGTGCAACATTGATAACTAATTAATGAAACACATCAGAATTAAAAAGGTGAACTGAATGTTATATCCTAAACAACCTGtaaactattgcaacatcaaagtAATGCAGGTGCAACATTGGTAAATAATTATTGAAATAACTAAAAATTGAAAAGATGAACTGAATGTTAACCCCTAAACATCATCcaaactattgcaacatatcaGAAAATCTGTAGCAACATTGATAAGTAATTGATGAAACATCTCTAAATAAAATGGTAACATGAATGTTATCATCTAAAACTTTTGCAATATCTCAACTGAAAAAATAGCGTTGACATATAACCCTAACACAGGATATGCTAGTTCAAAAATCCTAGAAACAATAAACGGATGAACCCTAAAACACTAAAAGAAATCAAATCCGAACCAAAATCCACACAAAAACAACGGAACGGAATTAAAACACTATCCCGCGCGGTTGTTATCGTTGTCCTGAAGAGCATTGGGGGGAGGATTTGCTTCACGCAGATCtggcggagcagcagcagggttCAAACCAAGGGAAGACGAGAGCTGGCGGCGAGAGCGCGTGCGGGAGGAAACGCCAACATCGATGCTTGGCTCGCCGCAATTTACCTCCGGGGGCGGACTTCGAAGCGGGCGCGGCGACCGCATTGCCGGCGCGGAGGGCCTGGACGAACTTCGAACAGGGCGTGGCGATCGCGTTCCCGACGAGGCGGATGAAGACCTGGTGATCCTTCCCACCGGAGGCGAAGAAAGGAGCGCCGGCGAGACGGAAGAGGACTTGGGTGTCCCTCCCACCGGACGCGGCGACCGCATCGCCGGAGCAACAACGATAAAATGGAATGGAACAGGGAAGGAGGAAATGCGGCGGTTGCGGGTTGAAAAAGGGGAAATAACCGCGCGGGGGCGGTTACGGGTAAGAAGCAAGCGTAGCCGTCGGATATAGCGAGCGGTCGATAACACGTCCGAAAAGGTGGATGGGTGTCCGGACGCCCTGATGATAGCATTTCCGTTCGTCTAAACCAGTCGCTCCGGTACAATCAGGTTGCCTCCACATGCTCTAAGACTTTAGAGGAGGTGCTACTCCCACTGAACTACAAGCTCTTTTGCCAACACCAACCATTTGACACGGTAATTACCGTTTTTTCATCCAAATGTACCTTATACACACACAATATGTGTTCATGAAGCAGCGTCAAAATTATATTGATCAAAACTTAAAACTCTTCAATAAACAATGATTCTTTCTAAAGCTCAAATTATAATTTTTACTGtagtttctaaaaaaatatatgttcctataaaaaataatttctaCCGTACCTTTTGGACTTCGTTGTCCTATCCTATGTTGGATACCAGTGGCGTCAATACGGATCCTACGCGACGACGAGAAATTTGAACTTTTGACATCCAAATACATGATTTCATACATTTTAACACTGTGAACACAAATTTAGGATGTCAAAAATCAAGTTTCTCCGCGATCGTATTGTTCAAAGAACAGAAGCAAACGACTTAGGATCGTGAGATGAGATCATGAGATCACATGCTCTTCTGTAGAAAAgttaagagagagaaaaataagaACGTTTTTCTCTGCAATTTGGACAAAATGACCTCGGTTTTCTAAAAATCGACGAGTAATTTATATGGGATCGAGGCAAAAACAGGGGCGCCACCCTGTCCCGGGCCGGTCCGGCTGTGTGCTGTGCCTCGTCGCCTTCCTCCCGCCGTCATcagccgcccgcccgcccgcccgcctctaCACTTGTCCCTATCCATCCACCCGTCACCTACCTCACTCATCGCTACCAAAAACCCTAAACCCCATTCCgcacctcaccgccgccgccgccgcgatgcaGTCCCTAGCGCTtacctccccttccctcccggcggccggccccgtctgcggccgccgccgccgccgcctccagcgcgtccgcgccaccgccgtctccgACGAGCCCAAGCTCAACAAGTACAGCGCGCGCATCACCGAGCCCAAGTCGCAGGGCGCCTCGCAGGCCGTGCTCTACGGCGTCGGCCTCACCGACGCCGACCTCCGCAAACCGCAGGTCGGGGTCTCCTCCGTGTGGTACGAGGGGAACACCTGCAACATGCACCTGCTCCAACTCGCCGAGGCCGTGCGCGAAGGCGTCCGCGAGGCCGGCATGGTCGGCTTCCGATTCAACACCGTCGGGGTCAGCGACGCCATCTCCATGGGCACCCGGGGCATGTGCTACAGCCTCCAGTCGCGCGACCTCATCGCCGACAGCATTGAGACCGTCATGGGCGCCCAGCACTACGACGCCAACATCTCCATCCCCGGATGCGACAAGAACGTGAGCTTCTCCATTCTGCTAGGATTGCACACTATTGCATCAGAACGTGAGCGTCATACTTAGACAGTTTAGTAAGACTCTACAAGTAGAAATAAAGATACGAGTAGCAATTTCTTCATCCCTGCACTGAAACTCAGAAATGTTTTGAGTTCTTGATGCCGAATCATCATCAGCTTTACATTTTGGTTTTGATTTTTCGGCTGCTGTTAATTTCTGTGATGTGGATAGGGCTGGCTACTGATGGGTGATGCATATTTAGGTTAGTGCCAGAAAGAGGGAGAAAATTTGCAATAACAAACTGGAGCTTTCTTCTCTGCACAGTCGCCTGAGTAGAATTTTCCCCGAGGATGCAACAAAAGCGAAATCTTTGCTGAACAAAATATGGACATTCCTATGCATTCGATTAAATTTGTACCCTGTTTGTTACTTCAGTGCATTCTCGGGTGATTAAGGCATGTGCTTTTACTGGAAGCTTAGGAAAGTTTAAAGCTTTATGCCATTGTACTACAGAGTCCTAGGGTAATTATGCACATTGAGATCTTAATGGCAGCTGGATTTAATGGTTCTTTGCATCGCAGATGCCAGGTACAATAATGGCAATGGGACGGCTTAATCGGCCTAGCATCATGATATATGGTGGAACTATTAaggtaatgctccccttctctcttgcTGTATTGGTGTACTTATTCAGAAATGCTCTGTTGTTCTACAGAATGTTTGATTGGTTAGAATATCTGAGTGACTGATTGGCAATTTTGATTGATGAACTGTTTTCTGGAACCAAAAATCGTACTATGCACCAATATAACTGAATAATCGATGGTTACATGTGGAGTTATTTATACTAGAAATCTAGGTTAACGTGGCTGGCACCATCTCTGTTTTGGAGTCCTTAACTGGTGACACAATAGTCTGTTAAATATATTTGAGTCTTTGAATTGTTCTTATACTGTCATTTTCTGACGAAATTTATTTTTCAATGCAGCCTGGTCACTTTCAGGGCAATTCTTATGACATAGTATCTGCTTTCCAGGTATGTCTGTCACCTTTTATCTGTTCAGCAACTCGGATTTTTATATACTAGTACTTATTCTACAATGTATGCCATACAGCCAGTGTTtaccttttatttttatttttatttttatgcagTGCTACGGAGAATATGTCAGTGGATCAATCAGCGATGAGCAAAGAAAGAATGTGCTCCGCAATTCATGTCCAGGTGCAGGTGCATGTGGTGGTATGTACACCGCTAACACGATGGCATCTGCTATCGAGACCATGGGCATGAGCCTTCCATACAGGTGCAAATAATGCCTTATTATTTTCCCTGTTTATTAATTATTATGAAGCAATGAATATTGTTTTCTTTTACATCAGTTTGCTTCACTTAGATTAACCATTTTTAATCAATTTTTCTTTGTGTTTTATGTACCAAAGTTCTTCGACCCCTGCTGAAGACCCTCTAAAGCTAGAGGAATGCCGCCTTGCTGGGAAGTATCTTTTAGAATTGCTAAAGATGGACTTGAAGCCTAGGGACATTATCACCGAGAAGTCATTGCGCAATGCAATGGTTATTGTCATGGCTCTTGGTGGGTCAACTAATGCTGTACTGCATTTGATTGCCATTGCTCGGTGGGTTATCGTCTTCTTGTATCACATGTGCTTATTTGCTTAGGTAGACTAAAGCTCATTAGTTGTGTTCTTTCAGGTCTGTAGGTCTGCATTTGACTCTTGACGATTTTCAGAAGGTCAGTGACCAAGTTCCTTTCCTTGCGGACCTCAAGCCCAGTGGCAAATATGTCATGGAGGATTTGCACAAGGTAAATGCTTAATGCTAGTATGCTACTAAGATTTATTTGGTTGTAGCACATGTTAAATCCACCTTAAGTTTCTGGTTTTAAGCTTTTTAGTTACTGTTCCATTATGTTATATTTTTCATGTACTTTCACACTTAAGTGATTTTCTTCACATAAGCTCTAAATGTAAGGGCTTAATAAACCAACAAAGCTAGAAAACACAAAAACCAAAATTAATCAATGCAGTTAGTTTAAGAATAAGCCACATGTTACAGATTGGTGGGACACCTGCAGTAATTCATTATCTTCTGGAGCAAGGTCTTCTTGACGGGGACTGCATGACCGGTGAGTACAGTTAATAACGGGGATATGCCATGTGAAATAGGAGCTACATTTTTTGGGTAATGACAtggtatttctttttcttccttgtcaGTCACTGGGAAAACTCTAGCTGAAAATGCTAAAATCTTCCCTCCTCTATCTGAAGGGCAGGTACAGCCCAATTCTGCCCAGTTTTGAGATCTTCCGATTTATTGTCGAACACCTTTCGTGATAATGTTTACATTTGCCTTTGACAAACAGCAAATTATTCGATCACTGGACAATCCTATCAAATCAACTGGCCACATACAAATACTTTATGGCAATCTTGCACCAGAAGGCTCTGTTGCAAAAATCACTGGCAAAGAGGGGCTGTTTTTCTCAGGTGACTTATTGCTTCCATCGTCGACCCTTAGAAGCATCCATATTATGTGTGAAATTTAACTGTTACTTGGTCAAATGTCAGGCCCTGCCTTAGTTTTTGAGGGTGAAGAAGCCATGATAACAGCTATTTCAGAAAACCCAGCGAACTTTAAGGTCACTGTTGTATTCTTCTTTTGAGGCGCACGAAAATCCCCTTCTTCTCATTGCTCATGGGATATTCTTAGTTCCCTGGAGCAAATCTTGTGTTCTTATGACGAATTATTTTATTGCCATCATACTAAAACAGGGAAAAGTAGTAGTGATCCGTGGAGAAGGACCAAAAGGTGGGCCAGGGATGCCTGAAATGTTGACCCCAACAAGTGCAATAATGGGTGCCGGTCTTGGAAAGGTACCACTTAGCTCATAGCTTGGCATTTTTGAGCCATTGTACTTCTGTTTTTGTTCTTGGATATGGTATACTTAAGCAATGGTTAGTGTCATATTTATCTCTCACCTGTTCAGCTCTACTCATCATTTATAAATGGTGTATAATACTTGGTTATGTGGTGCATACAATAAGACAGGAATATTGCATCTGCCTGTCATATGCTGCATAGTTCTGATATTCTTCTGTGCAGCTGCAAAATTGTTTATTAAATTTCAAAGCAACAAAAAAATCCTTGATTGTTCTTAAATACAATACTTGGAATCTGATTTCCTTACTCTTCAAAAAATATCAGCTTTTATCTATTCTTTGTATGTTTGATGCCTAGCTGCATGCATTTCATGCAGTTATCTTGCAATCTATTCCTCGTGGCAATTTAATGTTAATTACCTTTTATTTTCTGTTCAATCTTCATTGCAGGAGTGTGCCCTGCTGACAGACGGTAGATTTTCTGGAGGATCACATGGATTTGTTGTTGGCCACATATGCCCCGAAGCACAGGTACTGTGTTGCATTAGTAaatcaaatgtagcagtccaATGGGATCTGTGTAATTCACCACTAATTTCTCATCAATGGTTGTTTGAGTTAATTTTCCTCGTGACCGTGGAAGATAGGGAAAAA
The genomic region above belongs to Setaria italica strain Yugu1 chromosome VI, Setaria_italica_v2.0, whole genome shotgun sequence and contains:
- the LOC101783283 gene encoding dihydroxy-acid dehydratase, chloroplastic — translated: MQSLALTSPSLPAAGPVCGRRRRRLQRVRATAVSDEPKLNKYSARITEPKSQGASQAVLYGVGLTDADLRKPQVGVSSVWYEGNTCNMHLLQLAEAVREGVREAGMVGFRFNTVGVSDAISMGTRGMCYSLQSRDLIADSIETVMGAQHYDANISIPGCDKNMPGTIMAMGRLNRPSIMIYGGTIKPGHFQGNSYDIVSAFQCYGEYVSGSISDEQRKNVLRNSCPGAGACGGMYTANTMASAIETMGMSLPYSSSTPAEDPLKLEECRLAGKYLLELLKMDLKPRDIITEKSLRNAMVIVMALGGSTNAVLHLIAIARSVGLHLTLDDFQKVSDQVPFLADLKPSGKYVMEDLHKIGGTPAVIHYLLEQGLLDGDCMTVTGKTLAENAKIFPPLSEGQQIIRSLDNPIKSTGHIQILYGNLAPEGSVAKITGKEGLFFSGPALVFEGEEAMITAISENPANFKGKVVVIRGEGPKGGPGMPEMLTPTSAIMGAGLGKECALLTDGRFSGGSHGFVVGHICPEAQEGGPIGLVQNGDTITIDVVKRVIDVDLTEEQLEERRRKWSPPSYKATRGALWKYVKLVAPASRGCVTDE